Proteins encoded by one window of Manihot esculenta cultivar AM560-2 chromosome 10, M.esculenta_v8, whole genome shotgun sequence:
- the LOC122724869 gene encoding putative disease resistance RPP13-like protein 1, giving the protein MEFAVAAAGSLLSGWFQGLLDRLNSIDLMKYVGQRQVLDQLMKWEEMLQRIYAVLEDAEEKQTTNRLGEIWLRDLRDLAYDLEDIIDELAMEVQQRKLEDEPVHPKNKVHEFFCGMCGGGNLNLNTIKFNLEMVAKIEETSARLDEIIKQKDELRLAEYTTRRVSHVTERPPATSLVNEAKVYGREEDKKAMLKLLNAETSDAQVSVISIVGMGGLGKTTLAQLVYNDPMLEFDLKAWVSVGEDFDVSRVTKTFLLQLGDGGDDKDLNVLQVKLKQKLSGNKFLVVLDDVWTLNYEEWTLFWGPFEAGAPQSRVIVTTRSQDVSLMMGTTQAYALKKLSYNECMSVLAQHALGANNFDAHLELKQMGKEIVKRCGGLPLAAKALGGILKGKTNPDLWKEVLSSEMWELPDKDNRSNILPALKLSYLHLPPHLKRCFSYCAILPKDREFDRNELVLLWMAQGFLYDQKKMKDSEGLGQNYFDDLLSRSFFQQSNDNKSMYIMHDLIIDLARNVSGETCLHMVDKFLA; this is encoded by the coding sequence ATGGAATTTGCGGTAGCTGCTGCTGGCTCTCTCCTCTCTGGTTGGTTTCAGGGGCTTCTCGACAGGTTGAACTCCATTGACTTGATGAAATACGTAGGCCAACGTCAAGTCTTGGATCAACTCATGAAGTGGGAAGAGATGCTCCAGCGAATTTATGCGGTGCTTGAAGATGCAGAGGAGAAGCAGACGACAAATCGATTGGGGGAGATCTGGTTACGCGATCTCAGAGACTTGGCTTACGACCTGGAGGATATCATTGATGAACTTGCCATGGAGGTTCAGCAACGCAAGTTGGAAGACGAACCTGTTCATCCGAAGAATAAGGTCCACGAGTTTTTCTGTGGTATGTGTGGTGGGGGGAATCTAAATCTAAATACTATTAAGTTCAATCTTGAGATGGTTGCCAAAATAGAGGAAACTAGTGCAAGATTAGATGAGATCATAAAGCAGAAAGATGAACTCCGTTTAGCAGAATATACTACGAGGAGGGTGAGCCATGTGACAGAAAGACCGCCTGCAACCTCTTTGGTTAATGAAGCAAAGGTTTATGGTAGGGAGGAAGATAAGAAGGCGATGTTGAAATTGTTGAATGCTGAGACAAGTGATGCCCAGGTATCTGTGATCTCCATAGTTGGGATGGGAGGCCTTGGCAAGACAACTCTAGCTCAGCTAGTCTACAATGATCCCATGTTGGAGTTTGATTTAAAAGCCTGGGTGTCTGTTGGTGAAGATTTTGATGTTTCCAGGGTCACAAAAACATTTCTTCTTCAACTGGGCGATGGTGGTGATGATAAAGATTTAAATGTGCTTCAGGTAAAATTGAAGCAAAAGTTGTCTGGAAATAAGTTTTTAGTTGTCCTAGATGATGTGTGGACCCTGAACTATGAGGAATGGACTCTGTTTTGGGGTCCTTTTGAAGCAGGGGCTCCTCAAAGCAGAGTTATCGTCACGACTCGAAGTCAGGATGTTTCATTAATGATGGGTACGACTCAAGCATATGCTCTTAAGAAGCTGTCATACAATGAATGCATGTCTGTGTTGGCCCAGCATGCTTTGGGAGCAAATAATTTTGACGCGCACTTGGAGCTGAAACAAATGGGTAAGGAGATTGTCAAAAGATGTGGAGGATTACCTTTGGCAGCAAAAGCTCTTGGAGGCATCTTAAAGGGTAAAACAAATCCTGATTTGTGGAAGGAAGTGTTGAGCAGTGAGATGTGGGAATTACCAGACAAAGACAATAGGAGCAATATCCTTCCAGCCTTGAAGTTGAGCTATCTTCATCTTCCACCTCATTTAAAGCGATGTTTCTCTTATTGCGCAATACTACCAAAGGATCGCGAGTTTGATAGGAATGAATTGGTTTTGCTGTGGATGGCTCAGGGTTTCTTGTATGAccagaagaaaatgaaagacaGTGAAGGTTTGGGTCAAAattattttgatgatttattATCAAGATCGTTTTTTCAACAATCAAATGATAATAAATCAATGTATATAATGCATGACCTAATTATTGATTTAGCTCGCAATGTTAGTGGGGAGACATGTTTACATATGGTTGATAAGTTTTTGGCATAA